Proteins encoded in a region of the Streptomyces sp. NBC_00258 genome:
- a CDS encoding 5-carboxymethyl-2-hydroxymuconate Delta-isomerase, producing the protein MPQITVDYSTSLSDAFDRQGFAVALHAVVVETAAAKIEACKTRFRPAEDVVVGSEVTGHGLVHVTLALLAGRSDETKLLLTERTLEVLRAHVKPVDGVALHASAEVRDLDASYQKFVD; encoded by the coding sequence GTGCCGCAGATCACCGTTGACTACTCGACGTCTCTCTCCGACGCGTTCGACCGGCAGGGGTTCGCCGTCGCGCTGCATGCCGTGGTGGTGGAGACGGCTGCCGCGAAGATCGAGGCGTGCAAGACGCGGTTCCGGCCCGCGGAGGATGTTGTCGTGGGGTCGGAGGTGACCGGGCATGGGCTCGTCCATGTCACGCTCGCGCTGCTGGCCGGGCGGTCCGACGAGACGAAGCTCCTGCTGACCGAGCGGACGCTTGAGGTTCTGCGGGCGCATGTGAAGCCGGTTGATGGTGTGGCGTTGCATGCGTCCGCGGAGGTGCGGGACCTTGATGCGTCTTACCAGAAGTTTGTGGACTGA
- a CDS encoding TetR/AcrR family transcriptional regulator: MTTGVRRRMGVEERRQQLIGVALDLFSRRSPDDVSIDEIAAAAGISRPLVYHYFPGKLSLYEAALKRASDDLAERFIEPQEGPLGARLLRVMRRYFDFVDQHGPGFSALMRGGPSVGSTNTNALIDGVRQAAYLQILAHLRIDRPPARLELVVRSWISLAESTALIWLDGRRIPRAELEAQLVHDFAALAAVSAAYDPEMADLLRHMLAEEPAEGPFTDLIGRLVSLAS, encoded by the coding sequence ATGACAACCGGGGTACGCCGCAGGATGGGTGTCGAGGAGCGGCGGCAGCAGTTGATCGGCGTCGCCCTCGACCTGTTCAGCCGACGCTCGCCCGACGATGTCTCCATCGACGAGATAGCGGCCGCCGCGGGCATCTCGCGCCCGCTGGTCTACCACTACTTCCCCGGCAAACTCAGCCTGTACGAAGCCGCGTTGAAGCGCGCCTCGGACGATCTGGCGGAACGTTTCATCGAGCCTCAGGAGGGCCCGCTGGGGGCGCGGCTGCTGCGCGTCATGCGGCGGTACTTCGACTTCGTCGACCAGCACGGGCCCGGTTTCTCCGCCCTGATGCGCGGCGGACCGTCGGTCGGCTCCACCAACACGAACGCCCTCATCGACGGCGTACGGCAGGCCGCGTACCTCCAGATCCTGGCGCATCTGCGCATCGACCGGCCGCCCGCCCGCCTCGAACTGGTCGTCCGCTCCTGGATCTCCCTGGCCGAGTCGACCGCCCTCATCTGGCTCGACGGCCGCCGGATCCCCCGCGCCGAACTGGAAGCCCAACTGGTCCACGACTTCGCGGCCCTCGCCGCCGTCAGCGCCGCCTACGACCCCGAAATGGCCGACCTGCTACGCCACATGCTCGCGGAAGAACCGGCAGAGGGCCCGTTCACGGATTTGATCGGCCGCTTGGTCTCACTGGCGTCGTAG
- a CDS encoding tetratricopeptide repeat protein, with protein sequence MDADWDERVTAAWATFDDYAEAAGADFRAVIDALVAELPADSPVGPFERACAWDSTGHSDRAVPLYQEALARGLDGYRGRRAKIQLSSSLRNTGHPEEGVKLLTPELVAPSDELDDAVRATLALCLASLGREREGLALVLGALAPHLPRYQRSMANYARLLVEPEA encoded by the coding sequence ATTGATGCCGACTGGGACGAGCGCGTGACGGCCGCCTGGGCCACCTTCGACGACTACGCCGAGGCGGCGGGGGCCGACTTCCGCGCGGTGATCGACGCGCTGGTCGCCGAACTGCCCGCCGACAGCCCGGTCGGCCCGTTCGAGCGGGCCTGTGCCTGGGACTCGACGGGCCACTCGGACCGGGCCGTGCCGCTGTACCAGGAGGCGCTGGCGCGCGGGCTCGACGGCTATCGCGGCCGGCGCGCGAAGATCCAGCTCTCCAGCTCGCTGCGGAACACCGGACATCCGGAGGAGGGCGTCAAGCTGCTGACGCCGGAACTCGTCGCGCCCTCCGACGAGTTGGACGACGCCGTACGCGCCACACTCGCGCTGTGCCTGGCGAGCCTGGGCCGGGAGCGCGAGGGGCTCGCGCTCGTACTGGGCGCCCTGGCCCCTCATCTGCCGCGCTACCAGCGGTCCATGGCGAACTACGCCCGTCTGCTCGTGGAGCCGGAGGCGTAA
- a CDS encoding DUF1996 domain-containing protein, which produces MGRTNRKRRSTLANRAIAASAALALGGGGLLAANIYASAGEGKNSTQNAQTTAAGVATIKCPDVGQQLTDVPKGARAGVDKELAKLDQQVTEAYKRLADTRQAQAGDSSYVNNAILSPLKSKRTATIDRIGNNIQRSGGKAPQQQDQLAECEGVPADQPAAGEGQGGDGQDQGQDNGQDQGQDQGDGQDQGQDQGDGQDQGNGGQDGNGPVAADFQDITQVQPTGGAKGVGPNGLPANGDSGSTGTFTTNCGTNENENRNSDNVIVAPGVSNGAQHQHDYVGNQDNDAFASDQDLAAADTSCQNQGDKSSYFWPVLRVQDGQDDIDANAPGGGQDGNVGTILQPAEAQLKFVGNQQGDVVAMPSALRIITGDAKSFVNGLANANTNWSCTGFEDRQLTDKYPICPEGSSVVRTTNFQSCWDGQNIDSANHRTHVSFVQQDGTCGNGFQAIPQLQVRLVYDVAAPQIQGDQVTNPFAVDSFPDQLHKPITDHNDFINFFDENTMNQVVDCINSGQDCQ; this is translated from the coding sequence ATGGGACGCACAAACCGTAAACGCCGCTCCACGCTCGCCAACCGGGCGATAGCCGCATCGGCGGCTCTCGCGCTGGGTGGCGGCGGTCTGCTGGCGGCCAACATCTACGCTTCTGCGGGCGAGGGCAAGAACTCGACGCAGAACGCGCAGACAACGGCCGCCGGAGTGGCGACGATCAAATGTCCGGACGTCGGCCAGCAGCTGACCGATGTGCCGAAGGGGGCACGCGCCGGCGTCGACAAGGAGCTGGCGAAGCTCGACCAGCAGGTCACCGAGGCCTACAAGCGCCTCGCCGACACGCGCCAGGCCCAGGCGGGGGACTCCAGCTACGTCAACAACGCCATCCTCAGTCCGCTGAAGTCCAAGCGGACCGCCACGATCGACCGGATCGGCAACAACATCCAGCGCTCGGGCGGCAAGGCTCCGCAGCAGCAGGACCAGCTCGCCGAGTGTGAGGGCGTGCCGGCCGACCAGCCCGCCGCCGGCGAAGGCCAGGGCGGTGACGGTCAGGACCAGGGCCAGGACAACGGCCAGGACCAGGGCCAGGATCAGGGCGACGGTCAGGATCAGGGTCAGGACCAGGGCGACGGTCAGGACCAGGGCAACGGTGGCCAGGACGGCAACGGTCCGGTGGCTGCCGACTTCCAGGACATCACCCAGGTCCAGCCGACCGGTGGCGCGAAGGGCGTCGGTCCGAACGGGCTTCCCGCGAACGGGGACTCCGGTTCGACGGGCACGTTCACCACGAACTGTGGCACGAACGAGAACGAGAACCGCAACTCGGACAACGTGATCGTCGCTCCCGGTGTCAGCAACGGTGCGCAGCACCAGCACGACTACGTCGGCAACCAGGACAACGACGCGTTCGCGAGCGACCAGGACCTGGCGGCGGCCGACACCAGCTGCCAGAACCAGGGTGACAAGTCGTCGTACTTCTGGCCGGTGCTGCGTGTGCAGGACGGTCAGGACGACATCGACGCGAACGCCCCCGGTGGCGGTCAGGACGGCAACGTCGGCACGATCCTCCAGCCGGCCGAGGCCCAGCTGAAGTTCGTGGGCAACCAGCAGGGCGACGTGGTCGCGATGCCCTCGGCCCTTCGCATCATCACCGGTGACGCCAAGTCCTTCGTGAACGGCCTCGCCAACGCCAACACCAACTGGAGCTGCACCGGCTTCGAGGACCGTCAGCTGACGGACAAGTACCCGATCTGCCCCGAGGGCAGCTCCGTGGTGCGGACGACCAACTTCCAGAGCTGCTGGGACGGTCAGAACATCGACTCGGCCAACCACCGCACGCACGTGTCCTTCGTCCAGCAGGACGGCACCTGTGGCAACGGTTTCCAGGCCATCCCCCAGCTGCAGGTCCGTCTGGTCTACGACGTAGCGGCCCCGCAGATCCAGGGCGATCAGGTCACGAACCCGTTCGCGGTGGACTCCTTCCCGGACCAGCTGCACAAGCCGATCACCGACCACAACGACTTCATCAACTTCTTCGACGAGAACACGATGAACCAGGTGGTCGACTGCATCAACAGCGGCCAGGACTGCCAGTAA
- a CDS encoding response regulator transcription factor, with translation MRVVLAEDLFLLRDGLVRLLEAYDFEIAAAVETGPELTRALAELNPDIAVVDVRLPPSHTDEGLQCALAARRARPGLPVLVLSQHVEQLYARELLADGIGGVGYLLKDRVFDAEQFIDAVRRVATGGTAMDPQVIQQLLTRRQADDRPLGRVTPRELEVLELMAQGRSNAAIAGQLVVTERAIAKHTSNIFAKLGLEVSDDDNRRVLAVLAYLDQGR, from the coding sequence TTGCGAGTTGTCCTAGCCGAAGACCTGTTCCTGCTGCGCGACGGACTGGTCCGGCTGCTGGAGGCGTACGACTTCGAGATCGCCGCGGCCGTCGAGACCGGGCCCGAACTCACCCGTGCGCTGGCCGAGTTGAACCCCGACATCGCCGTCGTCGACGTACGTCTGCCGCCCTCGCACACGGACGAGGGGCTGCAGTGCGCGCTGGCGGCCCGGCGGGCGAGACCCGGGCTGCCGGTGCTGGTCCTCTCGCAGCACGTGGAGCAGCTGTACGCGCGCGAGTTGCTCGCCGACGGGATCGGCGGGGTCGGCTATCTGCTCAAGGACCGGGTGTTCGACGCCGAGCAGTTCATCGACGCCGTGCGCCGGGTCGCGACGGGCGGCACCGCGATGGATCCGCAGGTCATCCAGCAGCTGCTGACGCGGCGGCAGGCGGACGACCGGCCGCTGGGCCGGGTGACTCCACGCGAGCTGGAGGTTTTGGAACTGATGGCACAGGGCAGGTCGAATGCGGCGATCGCGGGCCAACTGGTGGTCACGGAGCGGGCGATCGCGAAGCACACGTCCAACATCTTCGCGAAGCTGGGCCTTGAGGTCTCGGACGATGACAACCGTCGCGTCCTGGCCGTTCTCGCCTATTTGGACCAGGGCCGCTGA
- a CDS encoding sensor histidine kinase yields the protein MNTNGDNTNGDNEPVGGRLRTAALAGARALVLAVVALAGSITLFVLSVVSIVLVPLGIGIVTTPWVLAGVRGFANWRRLVAAQWCGVRIPPAYRPVPKDANPWTRCFRLLGDPATWRDLMWLPVDMIAGFVTALLPAALLAYPFEGFALGAGLWRVFTDGTRVGWWYGFVPVSGQLSALAAAALGAALLVTGVYTAPLLLRVHFLLTRSVLASGQGELAERVRVLTETRRDAVDTSAAELRRIERDLHDGAQARLVAMGMDLGTIEALVEKNPAKAKQLLAQARKSSAEALTELRDLVRGIHPPVLAERGLGDAVRALALRLPISTEVDVELPGRAGEPVEAAAYFAVSEVLTNAVKHSGADRIWVDIHHSPEHGGMLRIAVTDDGGGGATIGAGSGLSGVERRLGTFDGVLAVSSPAGGPTMVTMEIPCELS from the coding sequence ATGAACACGAACGGGGACAACACGAACGGGGACAACGAGCCCGTCGGTGGCAGGCTGCGCACCGCCGCGCTGGCCGGGGCGCGGGCTCTGGTGCTGGCCGTTGTGGCGCTGGCCGGGTCGATCACCCTCTTCGTCCTGTCCGTCGTGTCGATCGTCCTCGTACCGCTGGGCATCGGCATCGTCACGACACCGTGGGTGCTGGCGGGCGTACGCGGCTTCGCGAACTGGCGGCGTCTGGTGGCGGCCCAGTGGTGCGGGGTGCGGATCCCGCCCGCGTACCGGCCGGTTCCGAAGGACGCCAACCCCTGGACGCGGTGCTTCCGGCTGCTCGGCGATCCGGCGACCTGGCGGGACCTGATGTGGCTGCCGGTCGACATGATCGCGGGCTTCGTCACGGCACTGCTGCCCGCCGCGCTGCTCGCCTATCCCTTCGAGGGGTTCGCGCTCGGCGCCGGGCTGTGGCGGGTCTTCACGGACGGCACCCGCGTCGGCTGGTGGTACGGGTTCGTGCCGGTCAGCGGGCAGCTCAGCGCCCTCGCCGCGGCCGCGCTGGGCGCAGCCCTGCTCGTCACCGGTGTCTACACCGCTCCCCTGCTCCTGCGGGTCCACTTCCTGCTGACCCGGTCCGTCCTCGCGTCCGGCCAGGGCGAGCTCGCCGAGCGCGTCCGCGTGCTCACCGAGACCCGGCGCGACGCAGTCGACACCTCGGCGGCCGAACTGCGCCGCATCGAACGGGACCTGCACGACGGGGCGCAGGCCAGGCTGGTCGCGATGGGCATGGATCTCGGCACGATCGAGGCCCTCGTCGAGAAGAACCCGGCGAAGGCCAAGCAACTGCTCGCACAGGCCCGCAAGTCCTCCGCCGAGGCGCTCACGGAACTGCGTGACCTCGTACGCGGCATCCACCCGCCCGTGCTCGCGGAGCGCGGACTGGGCGACGCCGTACGGGCGTTGGCGCTGCGGCTGCCGATCAGCACGGAGGTGGACGTGGAGTTGCCGGGCCGGGCGGGGGAACCGGTGGAGGCGGCCGCGTACTTCGCCGTCAGCGAGGTCCTCACCAACGCCGTCAAGCACTCGGGGGCGGACCGGATCTGGGTCGACATCCACCACTCCCCGGAGCACGGCGGCATGCTGCGGATCGCGGTCACCGACGACGGCGGCGGGGGCGCCACGATCGGCGCGGGTTCGGGACTCTCCGGAGTCGAGCGGCGACTGGGTACATTCGACGGCGTCCTGGCCGTCAGCAGTCCCGCGGGCGGCCCCACCATGGTGACCATGGAGATCCCTTGCGAGTTGTCCTAG
- a CDS encoding NAD-dependent epimerase/dehydratase family protein: MRLLMLGGTEFVGRTVVEAALARGWDVTVFHRGRHEPPAGVRSLHGDRTAPDGLAALAGTGEEWDVVVDTWSAAPRVVSDSARLLANRARRYVYVSSCSVYAWPPAPGYDEDGPLVEGASPDAEQTDYARDKRGGELAVLEAFGEERTLLVRAGLILGPYENIGRLPWWLDRVARGGPVLAPGPRELPLQYVDVRDLAEWTLGAVEAGADGAYNVISPSGHATMGTLLDACVQVTGGTAAGGTAAGSPAELRWTDPEVVLAAGIEPWIQLPVWVPPGSESHDAMHRADVSRAVRDGLRCRPVAETVADTWSWLQGIGGTAPQRPDRPVVGLDPSVEAKVLDG; encoded by the coding sequence ATGAGACTTCTGATGCTGGGTGGTACGGAGTTCGTGGGCCGGACCGTCGTGGAGGCGGCGCTCGCCCGCGGCTGGGACGTGACCGTCTTCCACCGGGGACGCCACGAACCTCCGGCGGGGGTGCGGTCCCTGCACGGCGACCGCACCGCGCCCGACGGGCTCGCGGCCCTGGCCGGGACCGGGGAGGAGTGGGATGTCGTCGTCGACACCTGGTCCGCGGCCCCGCGGGTGGTCAGTGACTCCGCGCGGCTGCTGGCGAACCGCGCACGACGGTACGTGTACGTGTCGAGCTGTTCCGTGTACGCCTGGCCGCCCGCGCCGGGATACGACGAGGACGGCCCGCTGGTGGAGGGCGCCTCGCCGGACGCGGAACAGACCGACTACGCGCGCGACAAGCGGGGCGGCGAACTGGCCGTGCTGGAAGCCTTCGGTGAGGAGCGGACGCTTCTCGTGCGGGCCGGCCTGATCCTCGGCCCGTACGAGAACATCGGGCGCCTGCCGTGGTGGCTGGACCGGGTGGCGCGCGGCGGGCCCGTCCTCGCGCCCGGTCCCCGTGAACTGCCGCTCCAGTACGTCGACGTCCGCGATCTGGCCGAGTGGACCCTCGGGGCGGTGGAGGCGGGGGCGGACGGGGCGTACAACGTCATCAGTCCGTCGGGGCACGCGACCATGGGGACGCTGCTCGACGCGTGCGTCCAGGTCACGGGAGGCACGGCTGCCGGAGGAACAGCCGCGGGAAGTCCGGCCGAGCTCCGGTGGACCGATCCCGAGGTGGTTCTCGCGGCCGGGATCGAACCGTGGATCCAGCTGCCGGTGTGGGTGCCGCCCGGCTCGGAGTCGCACGACGCGATGCACCGGGCGGATGTGTCCAGGGCGGTACGGGACGGACTGCGGTGCCGGCCGGTCGCCGAGACGGTGGCCGACACCTGGAGCTGGCTCCAGGGCATCGGCGGTACCGCTCCCCAGCGTCCCGACCGGCCGGTGGTCGGGCTCGACCCCTCGGTGGAGGCGAAGGTCCTGGACGGCTGA
- a CDS encoding winged helix-turn-helix domain-containing protein, with amino-acid sequence MANTRSFSSVATAPSTAPSPVPSTGPARHRLRAVDRDEVVDVTDLLPPGATWLPAPPHTLPTLPGRPPMIGYLVLVPADQPSLLPVAVPDAVSETDRTESQGEGDDSLVRVDTVQRTAEVGGRPLDLTYLEFELLSHLVAHPHRVHTRDQLVTTVWGYGHVGDGRTVDVHIARLRRKLGSEHRAAIQTVRRVGYKYTPPTAS; translated from the coding sequence ATGGCGAACACCCGTTCCTTCTCGTCCGTTGCCACCGCCCCCTCCACGGCGCCCTCCCCGGTCCCTTCCACGGGCCCGGCGCGTCATCGACTGCGTGCCGTCGACCGGGACGAGGTGGTCGACGTCACGGACCTCCTCCCGCCGGGCGCCACCTGGCTGCCCGCTCCCCCGCACACCCTGCCCACGCTGCCGGGCCGGCCGCCGATGATCGGTTACCTGGTCCTCGTGCCGGCCGACCAGCCGTCGCTCCTGCCGGTCGCCGTGCCGGACGCGGTGTCCGAGACGGACCGGACGGAGTCGCAGGGCGAGGGCGACGACTCCCTCGTACGCGTCGACACCGTGCAGCGCACGGCCGAGGTCGGCGGGCGGCCGCTGGATCTCACGTATCTGGAGTTCGAGCTGCTCTCGCATCTCGTGGCGCATCCGCACCGGGTGCACACCCGCGACCAGCTGGTCACCACGGTGTGGGGATACGGGCACGTGGGCGACGGCCGGACCGTGGACGTCCACATCGCCCGGCTGCGCCGCAAGCTCGGGTCGGAGCACCGGGCGGCGATCCAGACGGTGCGGCGCGTGGGGTACAAGTACACGCCGCCGACCGCGAGCTGA
- the glnII gene encoding glutamine synthetase, whose protein sequence is MTFKAEYIWIDGTEPTAKLRSKTKILADDAKGAELPIWGFDGSSTNQAEGHASDRVLKPVAVFPDPIRGGDDVLVMCEVLNIDMTPHESNTRAALTEVAEKFAAQESIFGIEQEYTFFKGSRPLGFPEGGFPAAQGGYYCGVGSDEIFGREIVEAHLDNCLKAGLAISGINAEVMPGQWEFQVGPVSPLEVSDQLWVARWLLYRTAEDFDVSATLDPKPVKGDWNGAGAHTNFSTKAMREGYDAIITACESLGEGSKPLDHVKNYGAGIDDRLTGLHETAPWNEYSYGVSNRGASVRIPWQVEKDGKGYIEDRRPNANVDPYLVTRLIVDTCCSALEKAGQV, encoded by the coding sequence GTGACCTTCAAGGCTGAGTACATCTGGATCGACGGCACCGAGCCGACGGCCAAGCTCCGTTCGAAGACGAAGATACTGGCCGACGACGCCAAGGGTGCCGAGCTGCCGATCTGGGGCTTCGACGGGTCCTCCACGAACCAGGCCGAGGGTCACGCCTCCGACCGCGTGCTCAAGCCGGTCGCCGTCTTCCCGGACCCGATCCGCGGCGGCGACGACGTGCTCGTCATGTGCGAGGTCCTCAACATCGACATGACGCCGCACGAGTCCAACACGCGTGCCGCGCTCACCGAGGTCGCGGAGAAGTTCGCCGCGCAGGAGTCGATCTTCGGCATCGAGCAGGAGTACACCTTCTTCAAGGGCTCGCGCCCGCTCGGCTTCCCCGAGGGCGGCTTCCCGGCCGCGCAGGGCGGCTACTACTGCGGTGTCGGCTCGGACGAGATCTTCGGCCGTGAGATCGTCGAGGCCCACCTGGACAACTGTCTCAAGGCCGGTCTCGCCATCTCCGGCATCAACGCCGAGGTCATGCCCGGCCAGTGGGAGTTCCAGGTCGGCCCGGTCTCCCCGCTGGAGGTCTCCGACCAGCTGTGGGTGGCCCGCTGGCTGCTCTACCGCACCGCCGAGGACTTCGACGTCTCCGCGACGCTGGACCCGAAGCCGGTGAAGGGCGACTGGAACGGCGCCGGGGCGCACACCAACTTCTCCACCAAGGCGATGCGCGAGGGTTACGACGCGATCATCACCGCGTGCGAGTCGCTGGGCGAGGGCTCGAAGCCGCTCGACCACGTCAAGAACTACGGTGCCGGGATCGACGACCGGCTGACCGGTCTGCACGAGACCGCCCCGTGGAACGAGTACTCCTACGGTGTGTCCAACCGTGGTGCCTCGGTGCGGATCCCGTGGCAGGTCGAGAAGGACGGCAAGGGGTACATCGAGGACCGTCGTCCCAACGCCAACGTCGACCCGTACCTGGTGACGCGGCTGATCGTCGACACGTGCTGCTCCGCCCTCGAGAAGGCCGGGCAGGTCTGA
- a CDS encoding MarR family transcriptional regulator, translating into MEIVHLLRAATVELGLHSARFANENNMHATDVRALICLMDARRDGTEMTAGRLGGLLGLNSAGTTAVVDRLERLGHARRVRDARDRRRVLVEVEKRAVEMGQTFFGPLIDRSVELLRGYDERELAAIRGFLTGVREAASGAEPDV; encoded by the coding sequence ATGGAGATCGTCCATCTCCTGCGCGCGGCCACCGTCGAACTCGGCCTGCACAGCGCCCGGTTCGCGAACGAGAACAACATGCACGCCACGGACGTCAGGGCACTGATCTGCCTCATGGACGCCCGCAGGGACGGGACCGAGATGACGGCGGGACGGCTGGGCGGCCTGCTCGGGCTCAACTCGGCGGGGACCACCGCCGTCGTCGACCGGCTCGAACGGCTGGGCCACGCGCGGCGGGTACGGGACGCGCGCGACCGGCGCCGGGTGCTCGTCGAGGTGGAGAAGCGGGCGGTCGAAATGGGCCAGACCTTCTTCGGCCCGCTGATCGACCGGTCCGTGGAACTGCTCCGGGGGTACGACGAGCGCGAACTGGCCGCGATCCGGGGCTTCCTCACGGGCGTACGGGAGGCGGCGTCGGGCGCGGAGCCGGATGTGTGA
- a CDS encoding alpha/beta fold hydrolase — protein MNFSVAYDKVMAKWPADREEISVRTAFGETVVNVCGPRDGIPLLLLPGGGGATSASWFANAAELARTHRVHAVDLLGEPGRSVRDAESPLRTVEHLTAWLDELIGALLHDMGAGQAARIHLGGHSYGGWIALQYALRAPERVSRLFLLDPTKCFSGFRAAYLLRAGSMMLRRSPRRLRAFLEWETGGVPLDHDWLRLQEEAGAFPLVRPVTGPAPEPDALRALDLPVLVLLAERSRTHDARRVAARAATLLPHAEVAVLPGVSHHALPHTDPAELNRRLAGFLAA, from the coding sequence ATGAACTTCAGCGTGGCGTACGACAAGGTCATGGCCAAGTGGCCCGCCGACCGGGAGGAGATCAGCGTCCGCACCGCGTTCGGCGAGACGGTGGTCAACGTCTGCGGTCCGCGCGACGGCATCCCGCTCCTCCTGTTACCGGGCGGAGGCGGTGCCACCTCGGCCTCCTGGTTCGCCAACGCGGCCGAACTCGCCCGTACGCACCGGGTCCACGCCGTCGACCTGCTCGGCGAACCGGGCCGCAGCGTACGCGATGCAGAGAGCCCACTGCGCACCGTCGAACACCTCACCGCGTGGCTGGACGAACTCATCGGCGCGCTCCTGCACGACATGGGCGCGGGACAGGCCGCCCGGATCCACCTGGGCGGGCACTCGTACGGCGGCTGGATCGCCCTGCAGTACGCGCTGCGCGCGCCGGAGCGGGTGAGCCGTCTGTTCCTCCTCGACCCGACGAAGTGCTTCTCCGGGTTCAGGGCGGCGTACCTGCTGCGTGCCGGGTCGATGATGCTGCGGCGCTCGCCCCGCCGTCTGCGCGCCTTCCTGGAGTGGGAGACCGGGGGAGTCCCGCTCGACCACGACTGGCTGCGTCTCCAGGAGGAGGCCGGCGCCTTCCCGCTCGTGCGGCCGGTGACGGGTCCGGCCCCCGAGCCGGATGCCCTGCGCGCGCTCGACCTGCCGGTCCTGGTCCTGCTGGCCGAGAGGAGCAGGACCCATGACGCGAGACGGGTGGCGGCCCGTGCGGCCACCCTGTTGCCGCACGCCGAGGTGGCCGTCCTGCCGGGCGTCTCGCACCACGCACTGCCCCACACGGACCCCGCCGAGCTGAACCGCAGACTGGCCGGCTTCCTGGCAGCCTGA
- a CDS encoding arsenate reductase family protein, which yields MEIWINPACSKCRSAINLLDEEGAAYTVRRYLEDVPSEAEIREVLERLGLEPWDITRTQEAVAKELGMKEWPRVPGSRERWVAALAEHPRLIQRPIITAEDGTAVVARTDEAVRDALGRSQDEGPSTSA from the coding sequence ATGGAGATCTGGATCAATCCGGCATGTTCGAAGTGCCGCAGTGCCATCAATCTGCTGGACGAGGAGGGGGCCGCGTACACGGTTCGGCGGTATCTGGAGGACGTGCCGAGTGAGGCCGAGATCCGGGAGGTCCTGGAGCGGCTCGGGCTGGAGCCCTGGGACATCACCCGGACCCAGGAGGCCGTGGCGAAGGAGCTGGGGATGAAGGAGTGGCCCCGGGTCCCCGGTTCGCGGGAGCGGTGGGTCGCGGCGCTGGCGGAGCATCCCCGGCTCATCCAGCGGCCGATCATCACCGCGGAGGACGGCACCGCCGTGGTGGCACGTACGGACGAGGCCGTACGTGACGCGTTGGGCCGAAGTCAAGATGAAGGTCCCTCAACTTCCGCGTGA